The proteins below are encoded in one region of Mauremys reevesii isolate NIE-2019 linkage group 15, ASM1616193v1, whole genome shotgun sequence:
- the LOC120383018 gene encoding zinc finger protein 501-like, with protein MQGTILRSDSNFSRCLEQRTVWSNWHRSERKLGSSPRKKMDESIECGRGGSSPKETPAQQLNHKKKRSYKCLDCGKSFNWLSGFIKHGRIHTGERPYECLKCRKTFSQHSGLVSHGRIHTGERPYKCLECGKSFSQLSGLICHRRIHTGERPYKCSDCGKSFSAPSALIVHLRIHTGEKPYKCLECGKCFSQSSGLTSHGKIHTGEQPYKCLECGKSFSDRSALLMHQKTHTGEESLKCLDCGKSFSQRSSLIKHGRIHKGEKPFTCLNCGKSFSESSSLIKHGRIHTGEKPYKCLDCGKSFSQSSGLISHGKIHTGEGPYKCPECGKSFSAPSTLIIHQRTHTGEKPYKCLDCGKSFSRTSGLISHERIHTGEKPFKCLDCGNCFSQRSSLIKHERIHTGEKPFKCLDCGNSFRQRASLIMHGRIHTGEKPFKCLDCGKNFSQRSSLIKHGRIHTRETP; from the coding sequence ATGCAGGGGACCATTTTGAGATCTGACAGTAATTTTTCCCGATGCTTGGAACAGAGAACAGTCTGGAGTAattggcacaggtcagagaggaagctggGAAGCAGCCCAAGAAAGAAAATGGATGAATCCATTGAATGTGGGAGAGGAGGCAGTAGTCCCAAGGAAACCCCAGCCCAGCAATTAAATCACAAAAAAAAGAGATCctataaatgcttggactgtgggaagagcttcaatTGGCTGTCTGGCTTTAtaaagcatgggagaatccacacaggagagagaccctatgaatgcttgAAGTGTAGGAAAACTTTTAGTCAGCACTCAGGCCTTGTTAgccatgggagaatccacacgggagagcgaccctataaatgccttgagtgtgggaaaagcttcagtcagctctcAGGGCTTATTTgccataggagaatccacacgggagagaggccATATAAATGCTctgattgtgggaaaagcttcagtgcaCCGTCTGCCCTTATTGTACatctgagaatccacactggagagaaaccttataaatgcttggagtgtgggaaatgtttcagtCAGAGCTCTGGCCTTACTAGCCAtgggaaaatccacacaggagagcaacCATATAAAtgtcttgagtgtgggaaaagtttcagtgacaGATCAGCCCTTCTTATGCATCAGAAAACACACACGGGAGAGGAATCTTtaaaatgcttggactgtgggaaaagttttagtcagcgctcaagccttattaaacatgggagaatccacaagGGAGAGAAACCCTTTACATGTTtgaactgtgggaaaagtttcagtgagagctcaagccttattaagcatgggagaatccacacgggggagaaaccttataaatgcttggactgtgggaaaagtttcagtcagagcTCTGGCCTTATTAGTCAtgggaaaatccacacaggagagggacCATATaaatgccctgagtgtgggaaaagtttcagtgcaccATCAACCCTTATTatacatcagagaacccacacgggGGAAAAACCttataaatgcttggactgtgggaaaagttttagtCGGACCTCAGGCCTTATTAGCCATGAaagaatccacaccggagagaaaccctttaaatgcttggactgtgggaactgtTTCAGTCAACGCTCAAGCCTTATtaaacatgagagaatccacacgggagagaaaccctttaaatgcttggactgtgggaacagtTTCAGACAGCGCGCAAGCCTTATTatgcatgggagaatccacacgggagagaaaccctttaaatgcttggactgtgggaaaaatttcagtcagcgctcaagccttattaagcatgggagaatccacacgagggaaaccccataa
- the LOC120383011 gene encoding zinc finger protein 664-like isoform X1 → MISKVEQGEMLWVPDLQGSKEREILRAGDGMMRKYKEENPQQEGPEQVEQHWTLPGRSEGNVSLSPQQEAACENEHRPENHQDNLPMQEVGKGVHYEGGCKDLKRTTVQQRISMGERKTTCTECGKSFKWRSDLIRHERIHTGERPYNCPNCGKSVNDSSALTLHQQTHTGERPYKCLNCGKNFTRSSRLIEHQRVHTGEKPYKCLDCGKSFSVNSALIRHQRVHTGEKPYKCPDCEKSFNVSSSLKTHRRIHTGERPYRCPDCGKSFKERSSLINHERIHTGERPFKCSECGKSFNQISALLLHQRLHTEERPYKCLNCGKNFRVSSALIRHRRIHTGEKPYKCLECGKSFNVISSLCTHQKIHAGEKPYKCSDCGKSFNISSSLITHQRIHTEERPYKCSSCRKSFNISSSLIKHQRMHTEERPYKCTNCGKSFIQSSYLIKHQKIHMAETPIHAPVSSHSKNKPFPDFPPTSVTFGSQICGCPSLG, encoded by the exons tcccagatctccagggctccAAGGAGAGGGAGATCTTGAGAG CAGGTGATGGGATGATGAGAAAGTACaaggaggagaatccccagcaggaaggTCCTGAGCAAGTGGAACAACACTGGACATTACCGGGAAGATCTGAAGGGAATGTGTCCTTGAGTCCTCAGCAGGAAGCAGCTTGTGAGAatgagcacaggccagagaaccatCAGGATAACCTCCCCATGCAGGAAGTAGGTAAAGGTGTTCATTATGAGGGAGGTTGCAAGGACCTTAAGAGAACAACAGTCCAGCAGAGAATCTCCATGGGAGAGAGAAAAACCACATgcaccgagtgcgggaaaagcttcaaatgGAGATCAGACCTAAttagacatgagagaatccacacaggagagagaccctataactGTCCCAACTGTGGGAAAAGCGTCAACGATAGCTCAGCCCTTACTTTACATCAGcaaacccacacaggagagagaccgtaTAAGTGCCTCaactgtgggaaaaacttcactcgcaGCTCTCGCCTCATTGAacatcagagagtccacacaggagagaaaccctataaatgtctcgactgcgggaaaagtttcagtgtgaACTCAGCTCTCATTAGACATCAGAGagtgcacacaggagagaagccttATAAATGCCCTGACTGTGAGAAAAGCTTCAATGTGAGTTCATCCCTTAaaacacatcggagaatccataCGGGCGAGAGACCCTATAGATGccctgactgtgggaaaagcttcaaggaGAGATCAAGCCTTATTAaccatgagagaatccacacaggagagagaccctttaAATGctccgagtgtgggaaaagcttcaaccagATCTCAGCCCTTCTTCTacatcagagactccacacagaagagagaccctataaatgcctcaATTGTGGGAAAAACTTCCGTGTGAGCTCAGCCCTCATTAGACATCGGAGAATTCACACAGGCGAGAAACCATATAAATGCcttgaatgtgggaaaagcttcaatgtgATTTCATCCCTTTGTACACATCAGAAAATTCACGCGGGAGAGAAACCATATAAGTGCTCCgactgtggaaaaagcttcaataTTAGTTCGTCCCTTATCACACATCAAAGAATCCATACAgaagagagaccctataaatgctccagctgtaggaaaaGCTTTAATATTAGCTCATCCCTGATTAAacatcagagaatgcacacagaagagagaccctataaatgcaccaactgtgggaaaagcttcattcagaGCTCataccttattaaacatcagaaaatccacatggcaGAGACGCCTATACATGCCCCAGTCAGTAGCCATAGTAAAAATAAACCATTTCCTGATTTCCCTCCTACATCAGTGACATTTGGTTCCCAAATATGTGGCTGCCCCTCTCTGGGGTGA
- the LOC120383011 gene encoding zinc finger protein 664-like isoform X2 yields MISKVEQGEMLWVPDLQGSKEREILRGDGMMRKYKEENPQQEGPEQVEQHWTLPGRSEGNVSLSPQQEAACENEHRPENHQDNLPMQEVGKGVHYEGGCKDLKRTTVQQRISMGERKTTCTECGKSFKWRSDLIRHERIHTGERPYNCPNCGKSVNDSSALTLHQQTHTGERPYKCLNCGKNFTRSSRLIEHQRVHTGEKPYKCLDCGKSFSVNSALIRHQRVHTGEKPYKCPDCEKSFNVSSSLKTHRRIHTGERPYRCPDCGKSFKERSSLINHERIHTGERPFKCSECGKSFNQISALLLHQRLHTEERPYKCLNCGKNFRVSSALIRHRRIHTGEKPYKCLECGKSFNVISSLCTHQKIHAGEKPYKCSDCGKSFNISSSLITHQRIHTEERPYKCSSCRKSFNISSSLIKHQRMHTEERPYKCTNCGKSFIQSSYLIKHQKIHMAETPIHAPVSSHSKNKPFPDFPPTSVTFGSQICGCPSLG; encoded by the exons tcccagatctccagggctccAAGGAGAGGGAGATCTTGAGAG GTGATGGGATGATGAGAAAGTACaaggaggagaatccccagcaggaaggTCCTGAGCAAGTGGAACAACACTGGACATTACCGGGAAGATCTGAAGGGAATGTGTCCTTGAGTCCTCAGCAGGAAGCAGCTTGTGAGAatgagcacaggccagagaaccatCAGGATAACCTCCCCATGCAGGAAGTAGGTAAAGGTGTTCATTATGAGGGAGGTTGCAAGGACCTTAAGAGAACAACAGTCCAGCAGAGAATCTCCATGGGAGAGAGAAAAACCACATgcaccgagtgcgggaaaagcttcaaatgGAGATCAGACCTAAttagacatgagagaatccacacaggagagagaccctataactGTCCCAACTGTGGGAAAAGCGTCAACGATAGCTCAGCCCTTACTTTACATCAGcaaacccacacaggagagagaccgtaTAAGTGCCTCaactgtgggaaaaacttcactcgcaGCTCTCGCCTCATTGAacatcagagagtccacacaggagagaaaccctataaatgtctcgactgcgggaaaagtttcagtgtgaACTCAGCTCTCATTAGACATCAGAGagtgcacacaggagagaagccttATAAATGCCCTGACTGTGAGAAAAGCTTCAATGTGAGTTCATCCCTTAaaacacatcggagaatccataCGGGCGAGAGACCCTATAGATGccctgactgtgggaaaagcttcaaggaGAGATCAAGCCTTATTAaccatgagagaatccacacaggagagagaccctttaAATGctccgagtgtgggaaaagcttcaaccagATCTCAGCCCTTCTTCTacatcagagactccacacagaagagagaccctataaatgcctcaATTGTGGGAAAAACTTCCGTGTGAGCTCAGCCCTCATTAGACATCGGAGAATTCACACAGGCGAGAAACCATATAAATGCcttgaatgtgggaaaagcttcaatgtgATTTCATCCCTTTGTACACATCAGAAAATTCACGCGGGAGAGAAACCATATAAGTGCTCCgactgtggaaaaagcttcaataTTAGTTCGTCCCTTATCACACATCAAAGAATCCATACAgaagagagaccctataaatgctccagctgtaggaaaaGCTTTAATATTAGCTCATCCCTGATTAAacatcagagaatgcacacagaagagagaccctataaatgcaccaactgtgggaaaagcttcattcagaGCTCataccttattaaacatcagaaaatccacatggcaGAGACGCCTATACATGCCCCAGTCAGTAGCCATAGTAAAAATAAACCATTTCCTGATTTCCCTCCTACATCAGTGACATTTGGTTCCCAAATATGTGGCTGCCCCTCTCTGGGGTGA